Proteins encoded by one window of Chelatococcus sp. YT9:
- a CDS encoding amidohydrolase family protein, whose amino-acid sequence MFVIDSQIHCWEESAEFPTPDSARANHGAEHTVRQALARMDANGIARSILVPFGSWISDAMKNRYALDAAAKYPNRFAVMGQFEFDLPNAGEALATWRRDGMLGIRRYFRFSAKPLQELDWFWRGLVDHDIPFMSAAPNRMAAFAPVLERFPSLRLIIDHAGREPFDLQDEAVWADLNDTLDLARFRNVSIKVSSLPCFSSAPYPFPVLHEPIHRIYDAFGPDRMLWGSDVTRLKWSFEDNMRLFTEALPFLSDEDKQWIMGRSAAKACRWEMT is encoded by the coding sequence GCCAGAGCAAACCACGGCGCCGAGCATACGGTAAGGCAGGCACTTGCGCGCATGGACGCAAACGGTATTGCACGCTCGATCCTCGTGCCGTTCGGGAGTTGGATCAGCGACGCGATGAAGAACAGATATGCTCTCGATGCGGCGGCAAAATATCCGAACCGTTTCGCCGTCATGGGCCAATTCGAGTTCGACCTACCAAACGCCGGTGAGGCCTTGGCGACTTGGCGGCGAGACGGAATGCTGGGCATTCGGCGTTACTTTCGCTTCTCTGCGAAGCCGTTGCAGGAGCTTGACTGGTTCTGGCGGGGGCTCGTTGATCACGATATACCGTTCATGTCAGCTGCACCTAACAGGATGGCGGCCTTCGCGCCGGTTCTCGAGCGATTTCCGAGTCTCCGCCTGATCATAGACCATGCGGGCCGAGAACCATTCGATCTTCAGGACGAGGCGGTTTGGGCGGATCTGAACGATACGCTGGATCTGGCGCGGTTTCGGAACGTCTCGATCAAGGTGTCGTCGCTGCCCTGCTTTTCCAGCGCCCCCTACCCGTTCCCGGTCCTGCACGAGCCGATTCACAGAATCTACGATGCCTTTGGCCCCGACCGGATGCTCTGGGGCAGCGACGTGACCCGGCTGAAATGGTCCTTCGAGGACAACATGCGCCTCTTCACGGAAGCGTTGCCCTTTCTCAGCGACGAGGACAAGCAGTGGATCATGGGGCGATCCGCCGCAAAAGCCTGTCGTTGGGAAATGACATAG
- a CDS encoding extracellular solute-binding protein: MKMKNLLTAGALLLAGAISAGSASTQTFPDPKDEAKLYELAKQEGTVVWYNGAPSAAMQNIANAFMEKYPGVTVEVIRLANLQQYQRFTQESAAGQNVADLVSLDFVSIGSLIKDGLLAEWTVPDADKLTPKARMGSSAYSLYYQDAAILYNPNKLTPEEIEKLRGNWEAVLDPVFKGRIAVTDQRCATCYTLTHMFMDPKLKDRFGPEFIKALATQQPSVYSEINIAIDRIVTGEKDLLISVWENAASAKWEEGAPVQWTHPSPSPLGLITAWSAISAKAPHPNAARLFQNWWVSEAGGTVAQQKFYGGPTTFPTAVDARAVVKQPWYDPITERYEIDPARWQTNFGQDMDFWINTLKGAK, from the coding sequence ATGAAAATGAAGAACCTATTGACTGCGGGAGCTTTGCTTTTGGCGGGAGCGATCAGCGCGGGCTCGGCTTCCACGCAGACCTTCCCTGATCCGAAGGATGAGGCAAAGCTGTACGAACTCGCCAAACAGGAAGGGACCGTCGTCTGGTACAATGGAGCGCCTTCCGCCGCGATGCAGAATATCGCCAACGCATTTATGGAGAAATATCCAGGCGTGACAGTCGAAGTCATACGCCTCGCTAATCTTCAGCAATACCAACGATTTACGCAAGAGTCGGCGGCCGGCCAGAATGTCGCCGACCTCGTCTCGTTGGATTTCGTGTCGATAGGATCGCTCATCAAGGACGGCTTGCTCGCGGAATGGACCGTCCCGGACGCCGACAAGCTCACTCCGAAAGCGCGCATGGGCAGCAGTGCCTACTCGCTCTACTATCAGGACGCGGCGATCCTCTACAATCCGAACAAACTCACGCCTGAGGAGATCGAGAAGCTGCGCGGTAATTGGGAAGCAGTCCTTGACCCGGTGTTCAAAGGTCGCATCGCGGTCACCGACCAGAGGTGCGCAACCTGCTATACGCTTACCCATATGTTCATGGACCCAAAGCTCAAGGATCGGTTCGGACCGGAGTTCATCAAAGCCCTCGCGACACAGCAGCCGTCCGTTTACTCGGAAATCAACATTGCGATCGACCGCATCGTCACCGGCGAGAAGGATCTCTTGATCTCGGTTTGGGAAAATGCCGCGTCGGCGAAATGGGAAGAAGGCGCGCCGGTCCAATGGACCCATCCGTCACCTAGCCCTCTCGGCCTGATCACTGCATGGAGCGCCATTTCGGCAAAGGCGCCTCACCCGAATGCGGCGCGGTTATTCCAGAACTGGTGGGTCAGCGAAGCCGGCGGGACGGTTGCGCAACAGAAGTTCTATGGCGGTCCGACGACGTTCCCCACCGCGGTCGATGCTCGCGCCGTGGTCAAGCAGCCCTGGTATGACCCGATCACGGAGCGCTACGAGATCGATCCTGCCCGCTGGCAAACAAACTTCGGTCAGGACATGGACTTTTGGATCAACACGCTCAAGGGCGCCAAATAG
- a CDS encoding CaiB/BaiF CoA-transferase family protein produces the protein MSGALQGITVVALEQAVAAPLATSRLADAGARVIKLERPEGDFARGYDDYVFGMSSYFVWNNRGKESCRVDLRSPDDLALVNSMIAGADVFIQNLAPGATDRLGIGSPVLRSRHPGLIVCDVSGYAPGTPDQQRKAYDLLVQAEAGLAGITGSQSSGPVRVGISVCDIATGQAAYAAILEALLLRARTGTGCHIQLSLFDTLAEYMNVPYLASRYGNTPPKRLGLAHPSIAPYGVFQALDGEILVAIQNEREWQTFCLKVLRDPALGADRRFDSNTERVRNRSELDNLIQDRIGAFASEILCQNLDVEGIAYGRVSTMADLPNHRSVSLSRVETPNGFVDVLAHPILVDGSRRELGRVPALGEQDLSLRREFAPEPRTNLERRGFQ, from the coding sequence ATGAGCGGCGCACTCCAGGGAATTACCGTCGTGGCGCTGGAGCAAGCCGTCGCGGCGCCTCTGGCGACATCGCGCCTCGCAGATGCCGGGGCGCGAGTCATAAAGCTGGAACGGCCCGAAGGCGATTTTGCGCGCGGCTATGACGACTACGTCTTCGGCATGTCGAGCTACTTCGTTTGGAACAATCGCGGCAAGGAATCGTGTCGCGTCGATCTCCGGTCGCCGGACGATCTCGCGCTGGTGAATTCGATGATCGCCGGTGCAGACGTATTTATCCAGAACCTAGCCCCTGGCGCCACCGATCGTCTCGGTATCGGGTCCCCGGTACTCAGGAGCCGGCACCCGGGGCTGATTGTGTGCGATGTTTCCGGTTATGCACCCGGCACGCCGGACCAGCAGCGCAAGGCGTATGATCTGCTTGTGCAGGCAGAGGCAGGGCTCGCCGGCATCACGGGGTCCCAAAGTTCCGGTCCGGTGCGGGTGGGGATTTCAGTTTGCGATATCGCCACCGGGCAAGCGGCCTACGCGGCTATTCTGGAGGCTCTGTTGCTACGCGCCAGAACCGGGACCGGTTGCCATATCCAGCTCTCGCTTTTCGATACGCTGGCCGAATACATGAACGTGCCTTACCTGGCTTCCCGGTACGGCAATACGCCACCCAAAAGGCTCGGTCTCGCCCATCCGTCCATCGCCCCCTACGGGGTTTTTCAAGCGCTTGATGGTGAGATCCTTGTCGCAATCCAGAATGAACGGGAGTGGCAAACGTTTTGCCTCAAGGTTCTTCGCGACCCTGCTCTGGGCGCCGATCGAAGGTTCGATAGCAACACGGAGCGGGTACGAAACAGGTCCGAACTCGACAATCTCATACAAGACAGGATCGGCGCGTTCGCTTCCGAGATTCTCTGCCAAAACCTCGATGTCGAGGGCATCGCGTATGGGCGCGTGTCGACGATGGCGGATCTCCCAAATCATCGTAGCGTAAGCCTCTCACGCGTCGAAACGCCGAACGGTTTTGTGGACGTATTGGCTCATCCCATACTGGTGGATGGATCTCGGCGGGAGCTGGGTCGTGTCCCAGCGCTCGGCGAACAAGACCTGTCGCTGCGTCGAGAGTTTGCTCCAGAACCTCGAACCAATCTTGAACGGAGGGGTTTCCAATGA
- a CDS encoding MmgE/PrpD family protein has protein sequence MSLTQELVRLARGKAITPTDLEAAAYFVLDTLACAVGARGSAPARMLDAVAPLGSTDPGRRAFFVGGLSHILEMDDLHRDSVTHPGCVVVPAAWAIAEDRNLKGQRFLESILSGYEAVCRVGMAVGKAHYRVWHNTSTCGPFGSAMAAADLMMLSEKQTIWSLGNAGTQSSGLWEFLEEGAMSKHLHTARASESGVLAALLAAENFTGPAHILEGKKGFFAGLCSDFEADKIVANPDGPWQLTRTSIKPWPCCRHTHPAIDAAIQLHRELDGEPITHVTVGAYRAALEVCNRPDPQDPYSAKFSLQHCVAIALADGQVMQSSFEGSSRERISDLRNKVSVDVSPVIDAAYPQSWGTEVVVKTAGGRKLAALRQDAKGDPENPVTSAELASKARGLIMGAGVSEQLADTFILSVLDLVNDRPVRDIALLETIRGR, from the coding sequence ATGAGCCTTACACAAGAGCTGGTTCGACTCGCGCGCGGCAAAGCTATAACTCCGACGGATCTCGAAGCCGCTGCCTACTTTGTCCTGGACACACTTGCCTGTGCGGTGGGCGCACGCGGAAGCGCGCCTGCCCGCATGCTTGACGCCGTTGCTCCGCTGGGAAGCACCGACCCCGGCCGCCGCGCTTTTTTCGTCGGCGGACTTTCCCACATTCTCGAAATGGACGACCTTCACCGCGATTCCGTAACACACCCCGGCTGCGTGGTGGTTCCCGCAGCTTGGGCAATCGCTGAGGATCGCAACCTCAAAGGTCAGCGCTTTCTGGAATCGATCCTTTCTGGATACGAAGCGGTCTGCCGCGTAGGCATGGCCGTCGGCAAGGCGCACTATCGCGTGTGGCACAACACGTCAACATGCGGGCCATTCGGATCCGCGATGGCCGCCGCGGACCTGATGATGCTTTCGGAGAAACAGACAATTTGGTCGCTTGGAAACGCCGGCACCCAGTCTTCAGGTCTTTGGGAGTTTCTGGAAGAGGGTGCAATGAGCAAACATTTGCACACTGCCCGCGCATCCGAATCGGGCGTTCTCGCAGCACTTCTCGCGGCCGAGAATTTTACGGGGCCTGCGCACATTCTTGAAGGGAAAAAAGGGTTCTTTGCCGGTCTCTGCTCGGATTTCGAAGCCGACAAGATTGTCGCCAACCCGGACGGCCCTTGGCAATTGACACGTACGTCAATCAAGCCTTGGCCATGTTGCCGGCATACGCATCCAGCCATCGACGCGGCAATACAGCTGCATCGAGAGCTGGATGGCGAGCCGATCACGCATGTGACTGTTGGCGCGTATCGGGCAGCGCTCGAAGTCTGCAACCGTCCCGACCCGCAGGACCCTTACAGCGCCAAATTTTCTTTGCAACATTGCGTAGCTATCGCGTTGGCCGACGGACAGGTAATGCAATCTAGTTTTGAGGGCAGTTCTCGCGAAAGGATATCAGACCTTAGAAACAAGGTTTCTGTCGATGTCAGCCCGGTGATCGATGCCGCTTATCCGCAGTCGTGGGGGACCGAAGTCGTTGTCAAAACCGCCGGTGGCCGGAAGCTTGCCGCCCTGCGTCAGGACGCCAAGGGAGACCCCGAGAATCCCGTTACGTCGGCGGAGCTCGCAAGCAAGGCACGCGGACTGATCATGGGAGCAGGCGTTTCAGAACAGCTTGCAGATACTTTCATTTTGTCGGTGTTGGACTTGGTCAATGACCGTCCCGTACGGGATATAGCACTCCTCGAGACCATCCGCGGTCGATGA
- a CDS encoding dihydroxy-acid dehydratase gives MSDNVKRGLAGGLTNYGDPAFAAYLRRSFAQSMGYSRELLSKPVVGITWTASDFNNCHRGVPRLVEAAKRGVLASGGLPMDFPVPSLGEIFLNPTSMVFRNLMAMATEEMIRAQPMDAVILIGGCDKTLPALAMGAISAGKPAIMLATGPMMTSRFKGERLGACTDCRRFWARYRAGEIVTDEIENIERTLATTEGTCSVMGTASTMAILCETLGLMLPGTAAIPAVHADRLRAAEESGRAAMRLVETGQTYDGFLTQASFDNALKMLLAVGGSTNAIIHLAAMAGRLGLDCSLERLNSFTDDIPVLVDLKPTGQGYMEDFFAAGGVGAMVNRLRDRLDLDALTVTGVSLGQAVDLDAIWIDENIIRPLDNPVRENGGLVGLSGSLAPGGAVIKRAAADERLFETTARAVVFDGLADLSARIDDPDLDVTENDALVLKNAGPIGAGMPEAGYLPIPAKLARQGVKDMLRISDARMSGTAFGTIVLHVSPEASAGGPLALVENGDLIRISVRERRLDLLVADEELERRVNIQILPPVKVERGWMGLFRQHVLQAEKGCDLDFLVKT, from the coding sequence ATGAGCGACAATGTTAAACGCGGCTTGGCCGGGGGCCTGACGAACTACGGTGATCCAGCCTTCGCCGCTTATCTGCGTCGCTCATTTGCACAATCCATGGGATATTCCCGAGAACTTCTCTCCAAGCCGGTCGTCGGGATTACCTGGACCGCAAGCGATTTCAACAATTGCCATCGCGGTGTGCCTCGGCTTGTGGAGGCCGCAAAACGCGGCGTTCTCGCATCGGGCGGGTTGCCAATGGATTTCCCGGTGCCGTCGCTCGGAGAGATATTCCTGAACCCGACAAGCATGGTGTTCCGCAATCTGATGGCTATGGCGACCGAAGAGATGATCCGCGCCCAGCCCATGGATGCGGTCATTCTCATTGGTGGCTGCGACAAGACGTTGCCGGCGTTGGCGATGGGAGCAATTTCAGCCGGCAAACCTGCGATAATGTTGGCCACCGGGCCCATGATGACGTCGCGGTTCAAGGGCGAACGGTTGGGGGCCTGTACGGACTGCCGCCGTTTTTGGGCCCGTTACCGCGCAGGCGAAATCGTCACCGACGAAATCGAAAACATCGAGCGGACGCTTGCCACGACTGAGGGCACCTGTTCGGTCATGGGGACTGCCAGCACGATGGCCATTCTATGTGAGACCCTCGGCCTGATGCTTCCGGGAACGGCCGCCATCCCCGCAGTGCACGCGGATCGCTTGCGTGCGGCCGAGGAGAGCGGACGGGCAGCCATGCGCCTAGTCGAGACCGGCCAGACCTACGATGGGTTTCTTACCCAAGCGAGTTTCGACAACGCGCTCAAAATGCTCCTGGCTGTTGGAGGTTCGACCAATGCGATCATCCACCTTGCCGCGATGGCGGGCCGCCTCGGTCTGGATTGCTCGCTGGAGCGCCTGAACAGCTTCACCGACGACATCCCCGTACTCGTGGATCTGAAGCCTACGGGGCAAGGCTACATGGAAGATTTTTTTGCCGCCGGTGGCGTCGGCGCAATGGTCAATCGCCTGCGCGACAGGCTCGATCTTGACGCCTTAACGGTCACCGGCGTGTCGCTCGGGCAGGCTGTCGATCTCGATGCCATTTGGATCGACGAGAACATTATTCGTCCACTGGATAACCCTGTCCGCGAGAATGGTGGATTGGTCGGCCTTTCCGGCTCGCTTGCGCCCGGTGGCGCTGTAATCAAAAGGGCGGCGGCCGACGAACGACTATTTGAGACGACAGCGCGCGCAGTGGTTTTCGACGGCTTGGCCGACCTATCGGCGCGGATCGACGATCCCGATCTCGATGTCACCGAAAACGACGCTCTCGTCCTGAAAAATGCAGGACCGATCGGGGCAGGCATGCCAGAGGCAGGCTATCTCCCGATCCCTGCCAAGCTGGCACGACAAGGGGTCAAGGACATGCTGCGGATTTCCGATGCGCGCATGAGCGGAACTGCATTTGGAACCATCGTCCTGCACGTGTCGCCAGAGGCATCCGCCGGCGGCCCGCTTGCGCTGGTCGAAAACGGAGATCTCATCCGCATCAGCGTGCGCGAACGGCGCCTAGACCTTCTCGTCGCCGACGAAGAACTGGAGCGCCGCGTAAACATACAGATTCTGCCGCCTGTAAAAGTCGAGAGAGGCTGGATGGGGCTTTTCCGTCAGCATGTTCTCCAGGCGGAGAAGGGCTGTGACTTGGACTTCCTAGTCAAGACCTGA
- a CDS encoding SDR family oxidoreductase, with the protein MQKIAVVTGAGSGIGRAVALKLAQGDYLVALVGRRVAELEETASLAAGETLVVPADVSQEAAVAGLFETIERKFGRVDLLFNNAGRGAPAVPIDELAVETWRAVVDVNLTGSFLCARAAFGLMRRQKPGGGRIINNGSISAHAPRPFATAYVSTKHAITGLTKQLALDGRNFDIVCGQIDIGNAESPLANRMRDGVLQADLSRKPEPLIDPMHIADAVRYMADLPLEANVLFMTVMASKMPFVGRG; encoded by the coding sequence ATGCAAAAAATCGCGGTGGTGACCGGGGCAGGATCGGGAATTGGTCGTGCAGTTGCACTCAAGCTCGCCCAAGGGGACTATCTGGTCGCGCTTGTCGGCCGGCGCGTGGCCGAACTCGAGGAAACCGCATCGCTGGCCGCAGGCGAAACGCTAGTGGTTCCGGCGGACGTTTCGCAGGAAGCTGCGGTCGCAGGGCTCTTCGAAACCATCGAGCGGAAATTCGGCCGGGTTGACCTCCTCTTCAACAATGCTGGTCGCGGCGCGCCTGCCGTTCCGATCGACGAGTTGGCAGTCGAGACGTGGCGTGCGGTGGTTGATGTTAACCTCACGGGTTCGTTCCTGTGCGCACGGGCGGCCTTCGGATTGATGCGCCGTCAAAAGCCTGGTGGCGGACGCATTATTAACAACGGATCGATATCCGCTCACGCGCCACGCCCGTTTGCAACCGCCTACGTATCCACCAAACACGCCATCACCGGACTTACCAAGCAGCTCGCGCTCGACGGTAGGAACTTCGACATCGTTTGCGGTCAGATCGACATCGGCAATGCCGAGTCGCCACTTGCTAACCGCATGCGCGACGGCGTGCTGCAGGCTGACTTAAGCCGCAAGCCAGAACCATTGATCGATCCCATGCATATCGCTGACGCCGTGCGCTACATGGCCGATCTGCCGTTAGAGGCAAATGTACTCTTTATGACCGTTATGGCCAGCAAGATGCCTTTCGTAGGCCGGGGCTGA
- a CDS encoding peptidyl-alpha-hydroxyglycine alpha-amidating lyase family protein: MVEFTEDSTWGKLPTGWLYKEVAAVAVDSRDNVYVFNRGEHPMIVFDRSGRFLRSWGEDMFTKAHGLHIGPDDSLYCTDEGDHTVRKCTPEGKILLQIGLPKQPSAHMSGKPFNRCTHTALSSNGDIFVSDGYGNACVHKYTAGGKYLTSWGKPGVEPGSFNVPHNIVCDEEDRIYVADRENHRIQIFDAAGRYISQWNNLHRPCALCLSRATPSQIIVGEVGPTMPVNIRTPNLGPRISILDREGGVVVRYGAGVPGRGVGKFIAPHGVAADSRGDIYVGEVVVASWPKYYPDTPIPNDITLLRKLVRQPDS; encoded by the coding sequence ATGGTCGAGTTTACCGAAGACTCCACGTGGGGCAAATTGCCGACCGGCTGGCTATACAAGGAAGTTGCCGCCGTCGCGGTCGACAGCCGTGATAACGTTTATGTCTTCAATCGCGGGGAGCATCCGATGATCGTCTTCGATCGATCGGGCCGGTTCCTGCGCTCTTGGGGCGAAGACATGTTTACGAAGGCGCACGGACTCCACATTGGTCCAGACGATAGTCTGTACTGTACTGATGAAGGAGATCATACCGTCCGGAAATGCACGCCCGAAGGCAAGATTCTCCTGCAGATCGGCCTGCCAAAGCAGCCATCGGCGCATATGAGCGGCAAGCCGTTCAATCGGTGCACTCACACTGCGCTTTCCTCGAACGGTGACATTTTTGTGTCCGATGGCTACGGCAATGCCTGCGTGCACAAATATACCGCCGGCGGCAAATACCTAACCTCCTGGGGCAAACCTGGAGTCGAACCAGGCAGTTTCAATGTTCCACACAACATCGTCTGCGACGAAGAGGACAGGATCTACGTCGCGGACCGGGAGAATCACCGGATTCAAATATTTGATGCTGCGGGACGATACATAAGCCAGTGGAACAATCTTCACCGGCCTTGCGCCCTGTGTCTGAGCAGAGCGACGCCATCCCAAATCATCGTCGGCGAGGTAGGCCCAACGATGCCCGTAAACATCAGGACGCCAAATCTCGGCCCTCGGATTTCCATTTTGGACCGTGAGGGAGGGGTGGTTGTCAGATATGGCGCGGGAGTGCCCGGCAGGGGCGTCGGGAAGTTCATCGCTCCGCATGGCGTTGCAGCCGATTCGAGGGGCGATATTTACGTAGGCGAAGTGGTCGTTGCGTCCTGGCCGAAATACTACCCGGATACTCCTATACCCAACGACATCACTCTCTTGAGAAAGCTCGTACGGCAGCCCGATTCTTGA